The Bacteroides fragilis NCTC 9343 genome includes the window GTAAAAAAATGGCTTGACACAATGGAGCCTTATGCCCGCAAATCGCAAACCTGGGATCTCTATTTCGATGCGCTCCGCTTTCAGATAGACCTCTGCACCTACGAAGAGCAGTATGAACTTGCCATCAACGAAGCGAACCTGATGTACGAAAGAGCCCAAAAAGTGAACTGCGCCCGCGGACTGATCGGAGCAAAACAATGCTTGGGCAACGTCTATATCAGTACAGAGAGATGGGACGAAGGAATGAAAGCATTGGAAGCTGCCTATCAACTCTCTTTACAAACAGATAATGCGGTAGTACGAATCTCGATTCTCTGTCAACTGATTTCCATAACCAAGGATCAGAAAAACAACCAATTACTCTCCGAATACCTTGCGAAGCTAAAAGAAACACTGCATCACCATACCTCCACGAACCCGATGCTCAAAGAGGCATTTTATGATGTTTACCTGTTCTGCGAAGTATATTACACCTATTATTATCTATATGCAGGCCAGCCGGAACAAGCACATAAAAATCTGGTTAAAGCGGGTAAATTTCTCAATGGCAACACCTTCTTTCTCTACAGGGTGCTCTATTACGATGCCTATGCAGCATACTTCCGGGCTTGCAAAGCGTATGACCGGGCACTTGCCAAGATAGACTCCACCATCATGCTGCTGCAAGAGGACTTCAACAGCAATTACATCCACCAAAAATTGACAAAAGCCGACCTCCTGGCAGAAGCCGGACGAAGTGCGGAAGCCATTCCCCTGTACATCGAAACGCTCCATCTTAAAGACTCTATCGAAACGACCGTTCTCGACAAACAGATGCAACAGATAAAAGCCAAATACAACATCGACAAAGTGGCATTGGAAGAGGAACGGCTGAAAAGCTACATCCAACTCGGCACCTTAATAGTGGTGGTCATTATCCTGATAATTCTGGTTGCTTTCATGCTCCGCATTTCACACGTACGCAAGGCTTTGGAACGATCGGAAAAAGAAACACGGGAAACAACCCGCATGGCGGAAGAAGCCAACGAAATGAAAAATCGCTTTTTGTCGAACATAAGCTATCACATCCGCATCCCGCTGAACGGTGTAGTGGGTTTCTCACAATTGATAGCCTCCGAACCCAACATGCCCGATGAGCTCCGTAAAGAATACTCTTCCATCATTCAGAAGAACTCCGAAGAATTGATGCGCCTGGTTAATGATGTACTTGATTTATCACGGCTCGAAGCCGGTATGATGAAGTTCAACATTCAGGAGTACGGACTGGCGGAACTCTGCAATGAAGCTACCTATATGGCGCGCATGCATAGTGAAGGGTGTACCGTCATCCGGTTGGAAAACGAAATTGACACAGACCTGAACATCCGGGTAGACACCGTCCGTTTCACACAGGCGTTGCTGAGTGCACTGACATATCCGCAGAAGTACAAAGAAAAACGGGAAATCGACTTTAAGGTGACACTCGACACGGAGAAGAACTTCATCAACTTCCGCATCACCAACTCTCCGCTGGCTGACGAAAGATTTACTTCGCAAGAGGTATGCATCCGTCACGAAATCAACCGCCTGCTATTTGAGTATTTCGGAGGAAACTACAAAGTACAGACAAATCCGGACGGAAAGCCGACCATCCTCTTCACGTTTCCCTCAGGAAGAAATTGACTTCTTCCCCTATCCGCTCGTCTACTTCTACAGAAAGTTGTATCTTTGCAACCTGCAAACTTAAACCCTTCTTTATGTATACCAACAAACAGATCTGGAGTGTCAGTTACCCGATTCTCCTGAGCTTGCTTGCGCAAAATGTCATCAACGTCACCGACACTGCCTTTCTGGGACGTGTCAGTGAGATAGCCCTCGGTGCTTCTGCCATGGGTGGGCTTTTCTATATTTGTATTTTCACCATTGCCTTCGGATTCAGCACCGGTTCCCAGATCGTCATTGCCCGCCGCAACGGTGAAGCACGTTACGGCGATGTAGGTCCGGTCATGATTCAGGGAGTCTTGTTCCTGTTGGTCATGGCTCTCCTGCTCTTCGGATTCACCAAAGCGTTCGGCGGAAACATCATGCGCCTGCTGGTCTCTTCCGAAAGCATTTATGATGCCACGATGGAGTTTCTCGACTGGCGCATCTTCGGGTTCTTCTTCTCATTTGTCAACGTGATGTTCCGGGCACTCTACATCGGAATCACCCGCACCAAGGTGCTCACCATCAATGCAGTGGTTATGGCGCTGACCAATGTGGTACTGGACTATGCCCTGATATTCGGACACTTCGGGCTTCCGGAAATGGGCATCAAAGGAGCAGCCATTGCTTCCGTAATCGCCGAAGCGGCTTCTCTGCTCTTTTTCCTGATTTATACGTACATCACCGTCAACCTGAAAAAGTATGGCCTCAACCGCTTGCGGTCGTTCGACCCGGTTTTGTTGATGCGCATTCTCAGTATATCGTGCTTCACCATGCTTCAGTATTTCCTGTCGATGGCCACCTGGTTTGTTTTCTTTGTGGCAGTGGAGAGGTTGGGACAGCGCGAACTCGCTATTGCCAACATCGTGAGAAGCATCTACATCGTTATGCTGATTCCGGTAAATGCACTGGCCACCACGACCAACAGCCTGGTGAGCAACGCCATCGGCGCGGGAGGCATCAACTACGTGATGCCGTTGATAAACAAAATCGGGCGCTTCTCTTTCCTGATCATGCTGGGACTGGTCATCATAACCGCCCTGTTCCCACAAGCATTGCTCTCGGTATACACCAACGAAACGGCATTGATCAATGAATCGGTATCATCGGTATATGTCATCTGCGTGGCCATGCTGATTGCCTCTGTTGCTAACGTCGTCTTCAACGGAATATCGGGTACAGGCAATACTCAAGCAGCCCTGATGCTCGAAGCCATCACGATTGCAATCTACGGATCGTACATCATTTTCATCGGAATGTGGGTGAAAGCTCCCATCGAATGGTGCTTTACGATTGAGATTCTGTACTATACACTGTTGCTCGCCACAAGCTATATTTATTTCAAAAAAGCAAAATGGCAGAACAAAAAGATATAAAGTACGAGAGATTTTTGTACATTTGCGGCTGATTTCACCGCAGATTGCACAGATTAGCACAGATATTCTCTATGTCAGATATAAAATCCGTGTCGATCCGTACAATTTGCGGCGGGCTTTACACATCATTAGTAATTCATAATTCAAAGATATGTTCGACAATTTAAGCGAAAGACTCGAAAGGTCGTTTAAGATTCTGAAAGGTGAAGGCAAAATCACCGAGATCAACGTAGCAGAAACCCTGAAAGACGTGCGCAAGGCACTGCTCGATGCCGACGTTAACTATAAAGTAGCCAAAGGATTCACTGATACGGTGAAGGAAAAGGCACTGGGACAGAACGTGCTCACAGCCGTAAAACCGAGCCAGTTGATGGTGAAGATTGTTCATGACGAACTGACCCAGCTGATGGGTGGAGAAACTGTCGAAATCGACACCAAAGGTCAGCCGGCAGTCATCCTGATGTCCGGTTTGCAAGGTTCGGGTAAGACCACTTTCTCGGGTAAGCTGGCCCGCATGCTGAAAACCAAGAAGAACAAACGCCCGTTGCTCGTTGCATGTGACGTTTACCGTCCGGCAGCTATCGAGCAGCTTCGCGTATTGGCCGAACAGATTGACGTACCGATGTACTCGGAGATCGACAGCAAAGATCCGGTTTCCATCGCCCAGAATGCCATCAAAGAAGCACGTGCCAAGGGATACGATCTGGTAATTGTCGATACGGCCGGACGTCTGGCAGTCGACGAACAGATGATGAATGAGATCGCTGCCATCAAAGAAGCCATCCAGCCCAACGAAATTTTGTTCGTGGTAGACTCTATGACCGGACAAGATGCGGTCAACACAGCCAAAGAGTTCAACGAACGCCTCGACTTTGACGGCGTGGTGCTGACCAAGCTCGACGGTGATACCCGCGGTGGTGCGGCCCTCTCTATCCGTTCGGTAGTGAACAAACCTATCAAGTTTGTAG containing:
- a CDS encoding sensor histidine kinase, whose translation is MKRLILIIIVCCRALGWCHANTQTETDSLYRVAQSLPHDSTRLEMFKRLAQIEQLTPRCITFSGLLREEATLQKNDRYNTIAAYLHTVYYYNQNNRDSVKKWLDTMEPYARKSQTWDLYFDALRFQIDLCTYEEQYELAINEANLMYERAQKVNCARGLIGAKQCLGNVYISTERWDEGMKALEAAYQLSLQTDNAVVRISILCQLISITKDQKNNQLLSEYLAKLKETLHHHTSTNPMLKEAFYDVYLFCEVYYTYYYLYAGQPEQAHKNLVKAGKFLNGNTFFLYRVLYYDAYAAYFRACKAYDRALAKIDSTIMLLQEDFNSNYIHQKLTKADLLAEAGRSAEAIPLYIETLHLKDSIETTVLDKQMQQIKAKYNIDKVALEEERLKSYIQLGTLIVVVIILIILVAFMLRISHVRKALERSEKETRETTRMAEEANEMKNRFLSNISYHIRIPLNGVVGFSQLIASEPNMPDELRKEYSSIIQKNSEELMRLVNDVLDLSRLEAGMMKFNIQEYGLAELCNEATYMARMHSEGCTVIRLENEIDTDLNIRVDTVRFTQALLSALTYPQKYKEKREIDFKVTLDTEKNFINFRITNSPLADERFTSQEVCIRHEINRLLFEYFGGNYKVQTNPDGKPTILFTFPSGRN
- a CDS encoding MATE family efflux transporter, which translates into the protein MYTNKQIWSVSYPILLSLLAQNVINVTDTAFLGRVSEIALGASAMGGLFYICIFTIAFGFSTGSQIVIARRNGEARYGDVGPVMIQGVLFLLVMALLLFGFTKAFGGNIMRLLVSSESIYDATMEFLDWRIFGFFFSFVNVMFRALYIGITRTKVLTINAVVMALTNVVLDYALIFGHFGLPEMGIKGAAIASVIAEAASLLFFLIYTYITVNLKKYGLNRLRSFDPVLLMRILSISCFTMLQYFLSMATWFVFFVAVERLGQRELAIANIVRSIYIVMLIPVNALATTTNSLVSNAIGAGGINYVMPLINKIGRFSFLIMLGLVIITALFPQALLSVYTNETALINESVSSVYVICVAMLIASVANVVFNGISGTGNTQAALMLEAITIAIYGSYIIFIGMWVKAPIEWCFTIEILYYTLLLATSYIYFKKAKWQNKKI
- the ffh gene encoding signal recognition particle protein, coding for MFDNLSERLERSFKILKGEGKITEINVAETLKDVRKALLDADVNYKVAKGFTDTVKEKALGQNVLTAVKPSQLMVKIVHDELTQLMGGETVEIDTKGQPAVILMSGLQGSGKTTFSGKLARMLKTKKNKRPLLVACDVYRPAAIEQLRVLAEQIDVPMYSEIDSKDPVSIAQNAIKEARAKGYDLVIVDTAGRLAVDEQMMNEIAAIKEAIQPNEILFVVDSMTGQDAVNTAKEFNERLDFDGVVLTKLDGDTRGGAALSIRSVVNKPIKFVGTGEKLDAIDQFHPARMADRILGMGDIVSLVERAQEQYDEEEAKRLQKKIAKNQFDFNDFLSQISQIKKMGNLKELASMIPGVGKAIKDIDIDDNAFKSIEAIIYSMTPEERSNPGILNGSRRTRIAKGSGTTIQEVNRLLKQFDQTRKMMKMVTSSKMGKMMPKMK